One window of the Esox lucius isolate fEsoLuc1 chromosome 8, fEsoLuc1.pri, whole genome shotgun sequence genome contains the following:
- the LOC105009193 gene encoding regulator of G-protein signaling 21 isoform X2 has protein sequence MPSLIITDTLTQTQHRNMEQDDRRRNKNLGKNFMCRLQCMFSHSPTSERLSLEDTQQWSQSLERLLESKYGLATFRTFLKSEFSDENIEFWLTCEEYKKIKSSFRMSSKAKKIYEQFIKAEAPKEINIDYHTREQIKRAVKTPTLQCFDDAQKIVYGLMERDSYPRFLRSDMYRSLLESLAADAVKG, from the exons ATGCCCAGCCTAATCATCACAGatacactgacacaaacacagcaccGCAACATGGAACAGGACGACAGGAGGAGGAACAAGAACCT aGGAAAGAACTTTATGTGCCGACTCCAATGTATGTTCTCACATTCACCCACATCTGAGAG GCTAAGTTTAGAAGATACTCAACAATGGTCTCAGTCACTGGAGAGACTCCTTGAGTCTAAAT ATGGACTGGCCACATTCAGGACCTTTCTGAAATCTGAATTCAGTGATGAGAACATTGAGTTCTGGCTGACATGTGAGGAGTACAAGAAAATCAAGTCTTCGTTCAGAATGTCATCAAAAGCAAAGAAAATCTATGAGCAGTTTATAAAGGCTGAGGCTCCCAAAGAG ATAAACATTGATTACCACACAAGGGAGCAAATAAAAAGGGCTGTAAAGACTCCTACACTTCAGTGCTTTGACGATGCCCAGAAAATTGTTTATGGGCTGATGGAGAGAGACTCGTACCCTCGCTTCCTTCGTTCAGACATGTACAGATCCCTCTTGGAGTCCCTTGCCGCTGACGCTGTCAAGGGATGA
- the LOC105009193 gene encoding regulator of G-protein signaling 21 isoform X1 translates to MPSLIITDTLTQTQHRNMEQDDRRRNKNLGKNFMCRLQCMFSHSPTSESRLSLEDTQQWSQSLERLLESKYGLATFRTFLKSEFSDENIEFWLTCEEYKKIKSSFRMSSKAKKIYEQFIKAEAPKEINIDYHTREQIKRAVKTPTLQCFDDAQKIVYGLMERDSYPRFLRSDMYRSLLESLAADAVKG, encoded by the exons ATGCCCAGCCTAATCATCACAGatacactgacacaaacacagcaccGCAACATGGAACAGGACGACAGGAGGAGGAACAAGAACCT aGGAAAGAACTTTATGTGCCGACTCCAATGTATGTTCTCACATTCACCCACATCTGAGAG caGGCTAAGTTTAGAAGATACTCAACAATGGTCTCAGTCACTGGAGAGACTCCTTGAGTCTAAAT ATGGACTGGCCACATTCAGGACCTTTCTGAAATCTGAATTCAGTGATGAGAACATTGAGTTCTGGCTGACATGTGAGGAGTACAAGAAAATCAAGTCTTCGTTCAGAATGTCATCAAAAGCAAAGAAAATCTATGAGCAGTTTATAAAGGCTGAGGCTCCCAAAGAG ATAAACATTGATTACCACACAAGGGAGCAAATAAAAAGGGCTGTAAAGACTCCTACACTTCAGTGCTTTGACGATGCCCAGAAAATTGTTTATGGGCTGATGGAGAGAGACTCGTACCCTCGCTTCCTTCGTTCAGACATGTACAGATCCCTCTTGGAGTCCCTTGCCGCTGACGCTGTCAAGGGATGA
- the rgs2 gene encoding regulator of G-protein signaling 2, whose amino-acid sequence MRECIVSKMDMACTDCMKASDMKEQNGIRKRNWRTRICYLLKITSSSKSLSTRLSYRPTAEEVEQWAESLDKLLGYKYGKAAFRIFLKSEFCEENLEFWTACEEYRTISSPEKLSSRARSIYEEFIQCDAPKEINLDYPTKDAIAQSLQLPSLTCFLSAQKKVFSLMENNSYPRFLQSELYKEIYNVARGEGKHLQS is encoded by the exons ATGAGAGAGTGTATTGTATCAAAAATGGACATGGCGTGTACAGACTGTATGAAGGCTTCTGATATGAAAGAACAAAATGGAATACG GAAAAGAAACTGGAGGACAAGAATATGCTATCTCTTGAAGATCACCTCGTCTTCAAAATCCCTGTCAACAAGGTTATCTTATAG GCCAACAGCAGAAGAAGTCGAACAATGGGCAGAGTCACTTGACAAACTACTTGGTTACAAAT ATGGAAAGGCAGCATTTCGAATCTTTCTGAAGTCTGAGTTCTGTGAGGAGAATTTAGAGTTTTGGACAGCCTGTGAGGAGTACAGGACCATCTCATCTCCCGAGAAACTGTCGTCAAGGGCCAGAAGCATCTATGAAGAGTTCATCCAGTGTGATGCACCTAAAGAG ATCAACCTGGACTACCCGACAAAAGATGCTATCGCCCAGAGCCTGCAACTGCCGAGCCTGACGTGTTTCCTGTCAGCCCAGAAGAAGGTGTTCAGCCTGATGGAGAACAATTCGTACCCTCGCTTTCTTCAATCTGAGCTGTACAAGGAAATATACAATGTGGCTAGGGGAGAGGGAAAACATCTCCAGTCTTAA